A genomic stretch from Leptospira licerasiae serovar Varillal str. VAR 010 includes:
- a CDS encoding heavy-metal-associated domain-containing protein, giving the protein MYEIKVSGMTCNHCVGTVSKTIRSFDPESKPVVDLNSQTARFETKKDISSLSKMLEEEGYPVVSINQE; this is encoded by the coding sequence ATGTACGAGATCAAAGTATCAGGCATGACCTGCAACCATTGCGTAGGAACCGTATCTAAAACAATCCGATCTTTCGATCCGGAGTCTAAACCAGTAGTGGATCTAAACTCCCAAACGGCACGTTTCGAAACCAAAAAGGATATTTCTTCCCTTTCCAAAATGTTAGAAGAAGAAGGTTATCCTGTGGTTTCCATCAATCAGGAGTAA
- the cueR gene encoding Cu(I)-responsive transcriptional regulator — MNIGEVAKLSGVNPKLVRHYESIGLVSKPIRADSGYRLYSEKDIHTLRFIKRARGLGFSLAEIKQLLGLWKNKSRASAQVKSLAMAHVKEMQAKILELQSMCDTLTHLAKHCHGDHRPDCPILEELEGD; from the coding sequence ATGAACATCGGAGAAGTCGCCAAATTATCGGGAGTAAACCCGAAATTAGTCCGGCATTATGAATCCATCGGATTAGTGTCCAAACCCATTCGTGCAGACTCCGGATATAGATTGTATTCGGAAAAAGACATACATACATTGAGATTTATCAAAAGGGCGAGAGGTCTTGGATTTTCTCTAGCCGAGATCAAACAGTTACTGGGACTTTGGAAGAATAAATCTAGGGCAAGCGCTCAGGTAAAATCTTTAGCCATGGCGCATGTAAAAGAAATGCAGGCCAAAATTTTAGAATTACAATCCATGTGCGATACACTCACTCATTTAGCGAAACATTGTCATGGAGATCATAGACCGGATTGTCCTATTTTAGAGGAGTTAGAAGGGGATTAA